A genomic window from Streptomyces mirabilis includes:
- a CDS encoding CDP-alcohol phosphatidyltransferase family protein, producing the protein MALNNTYDARLLAQETTVGAGLQLLVLALLGTAIGMGPAGWLTGLAFALATWAVLTRALRRSRPRSFGPANRVTLGRAILVGGVTALVADSFESSPPVSLLVGLTAVALILDGVDGKVARHTGTSTALGARFDMEVDAFLILVLSVYVSMSLGPWVLLIGTMRYAFVAAARGLPWLNAALPHSMARKTVAALQGIVLLVAGAGIMPLEGNAALVLLALASLIWSFGRDITWLYRHRHPVGEQKQAQERAQETERTQETERVLEQERVLEQEHEQEQQVRDGVRELVEA; encoded by the coding sequence GTGGCCCTGAACAACACGTACGACGCGAGGCTCTTGGCGCAGGAGACCACGGTGGGAGCGGGTCTGCAGCTCCTGGTGCTGGCTCTGCTGGGCACGGCGATCGGGATGGGGCCCGCGGGCTGGCTGACCGGTCTGGCCTTCGCGCTCGCCACCTGGGCGGTTCTGACCCGTGCCCTGCGTCGCTCACGGCCCCGTTCCTTCGGACCGGCCAATCGGGTGACGCTCGGCCGGGCCATCCTGGTCGGCGGGGTCACCGCCCTGGTCGCGGACTCCTTCGAGAGCTCGCCCCCGGTCAGCCTGCTCGTCGGTCTCACGGCGGTCGCCCTGATCCTCGACGGGGTGGACGGCAAGGTCGCCCGTCACACCGGCACCTCGACCGCGCTGGGCGCCCGCTTCGACATGGAGGTGGACGCGTTCCTCATCCTGGTGCTGAGCGTGTACGTCTCGATGTCGCTGGGCCCCTGGGTGCTGCTGATCGGCACCATGCGGTACGCGTTCGTGGCGGCGGCCCGGGGGCTGCCCTGGCTGAACGCGGCCCTGCCGCACAGCATGGCGCGCAAGACCGTGGCAGCCCTTCAGGGGATCGTGCTGCTCGTCGCGGGCGCCGGGATCATGCCCCTGGAGGGCAACGCCGCCCTGGTACTCCTCGCGCTCGCCTCGCTCATCTGGTCGTTCGGCCGCGACATCACCTGGCTGTACCGCCACCGCCACCCGGTCGGTGAGCAGAAGCAGGCGCAGGAGCGGGCGCAGGAGACGGAGCGGACGCAGGAGACCGAGCGGGTGCTGGAGCAGGAACGGGTGCTGGAGCAGGAGCATGAGCAGGAGCAGCAGGTGCGGGACGGCGTCCGCGAGCTCGTCGAAGCGTGA
- a CDS encoding 6-carboxytetrahydropterin synthase: protein MFSITVRDHLMIAHSFRGEVFGPAQRLHGATFLVDATFRRAELDDDNIVVDIGLATQELGAVVSALNYRNLDNEPDFKDTNTSTEFLAKVIADRLAERVHAGALGEGAQGLAGITVTLHESHIAWASYERAL, encoded by the coding sequence TTGTTCAGCATCACCGTCCGCGATCACCTGATGATCGCCCACAGCTTCCGTGGCGAGGTCTTCGGGCCCGCGCAGCGCCTGCACGGGGCGACGTTCCTGGTGGACGCCACGTTTCGCCGGGCCGAGCTGGACGACGACAACATCGTCGTCGACATCGGTCTGGCCACGCAGGAACTCGGCGCCGTCGTAAGCGCGCTGAACTACCGCAACCTCGACAACGAACCGGACTTCAAGGACACCAACACCTCGACGGAGTTCCTGGCCAAGGTCATCGCCGACCGCCTCGCCGAGCGCGTGCACGCCGGGGCCCTCGGCGAGGGCGCCCAAGGCCTCGCGGGTATCACGGTCACCCTGCACGAGTCGCACATCGCCTGGGCGAGTTACGAGCGTGCGCTGTGA
- a CDS encoding dehydrogenase, translated as MELTARAFWLSSPGHAEIREVALPAPGEGEVLVRTLYSGVSRGTETLVFRGGVPESQHASMRAPFQDGDFPAPVKYGYLSVGQVEEGPAGLRGRTVFCLYPHQTRYVVPLSAVTVVPDSVPAPRAVLAGTVETAVNALWDAAPLVGDRIAVVGGGMVGCSIAALLARFPGVRVQLVDADPARADIARALGVDFALPADAADECDLVVHASATEAGLTRSLELLAQEGTVLEMSWYGDRRVSLPLGEAFHSRRLVVRSSQVGSVSPARRASRTYADRLALALELLAEPAFDALVTGECGFDELPDVMPKLASGSIPGLCHRVVYEGV; from the coding sequence ATGGAACTCACAGCTCGTGCCTTCTGGCTGAGCTCGCCCGGCCACGCCGAGATACGCGAGGTCGCCCTGCCGGCCCCCGGCGAGGGGGAGGTGCTGGTGCGCACGCTCTACTCGGGAGTGAGCCGGGGCACCGAGACCCTCGTCTTCCGCGGCGGCGTTCCGGAAAGTCAGCATGCTTCGATGCGTGCACCGTTCCAGGACGGGGATTTCCCCGCACCGGTCAAGTACGGCTATTTGAGCGTCGGCCAGGTGGAAGAAGGCCCGGCGGGTCTGCGCGGCCGGACCGTCTTCTGCCTGTATCCGCACCAGACGCGCTACGTCGTGCCGCTGAGCGCCGTGACCGTCGTACCGGACTCCGTCCCCGCCCCGCGCGCCGTGCTCGCCGGGACCGTGGAGACCGCGGTCAACGCCCTGTGGGACGCGGCACCGCTGGTCGGCGACCGGATCGCCGTGGTGGGCGGCGGCATGGTCGGCTGCTCCATCGCCGCGCTCCTCGCCCGCTTCCCGGGTGTACGCGTCCAGCTGGTCGACGCCGACCCCGCGCGCGCCGACATCGCCCGCGCCCTGGGCGTCGACTTCGCGCTCCCCGCGGACGCCGCCGACGAGTGTGACCTCGTCGTGCACGCCAGCGCCACCGAGGCCGGGCTCACCCGGTCGCTGGAGCTGCTCGCCCAGGAGGGCACCGTCCTGGAGATGAGCTGGTACGGCGACCGGCGGGTCAGCCTGCCGCTGGGCGAGGCCTTCCACTCCCGGCGCCTGGTCGTGCGCAGCAGCCAGGTGGGTTCCGTTTCCCCGGCGCGGCGCGCCAGTCGGACGTACGCCGATCGGCTGGCACTCGCCCTGGAACTGCTCGCCGAGCCCGCCTTCGACGCGCTCGTCACCGGTGAGTGCGGCTTCGACGAACTGCCCGACGTGATGCCGAAGTTGGCCTCCGGATCGATACCCGGCCTGTGCCATCGCGTCGTCTACGAAGGCGTTTGA